Proteins encoded in a region of the Dreissena polymorpha isolate Duluth1 chromosome 6, UMN_Dpol_1.0, whole genome shotgun sequence genome:
- the LOC127835977 gene encoding putative nuclease HARBI1: MAVREYRERIDIAQLTNDDLYKRYRVNHATLAYIIAQLDAALAPNTDRSHSLSTGYKVLITLRYLATGVIQLNTGDLHSVAQSSVSRAVSQTLDALSSQNVVRRHIRFPTTIESLNRNKQGFFHIARFPNVIGVIDGTHVQIQAPSIDEPMYVNRMGYHSINTQIVFDHNDMIMDVVARWPGSTHDSRILRGSGLWQVFDRNLLPQNDHFLLGDSGYPCKRWLLTPYVRPANNAQEAYNRSV, from the exons ATGGCAGTTCGGGAGTATCGTGAGCGAATTGACATTGCACAGTTGACCAATGATGATCTGTACAAGAGATATCGTGTGAACCATGCCACATTGGCATATATAATTGCCCAGCTGGATGCTGCCTTAGCCCCCAATACTGACAGGAGCCACAGCCTTTCTACTGGCTACAAGGTCTTGATCACACTGAGGTACCTGGCTACCGGTGTGATACAGCTCAACACCGGTGATCTGCACTCTGTAGCTCAATCAAGTGTTTCGAGAGCAGTATCTCAAACACTTGATGCACTGAGCTCTCAAAATGTTGTGAGGAGACACATTAGATTCCCAACAACCATTGAGTCATTAAACAGGAATAAACAAGGATTTTTTCATATTGCTAG attccCAAATGTGATCGGTGTCATAGATGGGACTCATGTACAGATCCAGGCACCATCTATTGATGAACCCATGTACGTGAACAGAATGGGTTACCATTCCATCAACACACAG atTGTGTTTGATCATAATGACATGATAATGGACGTTGTCGCCAGATGGCCAGGAAGTACCCACGATAGCAGGATCCTTAGAGGAAGTGGGCTGTGGCAAGTTTTCGATAGAAACCTGCTTCCACAGAATGACCACTTTCTTCTGGGCGATAGTGGGTATCCCTGCAAACGCTGGCTGTTGACGCCTTATGTGAGACCAGCTAATAACGCTCAGGAAGCGTATAACAGGTCAGTGTAA